From Streptomyces sp. NBC_00683, one genomic window encodes:
- a CDS encoding cation:proton antiporter regulatory subunit — translation MGTHRTSLPGVGVQYDYTTESGQHISVVVHHDGRRFLGFYDKDDPDSCLLSVPLTTAEATGLAHLIDAAPIDAVRTEGIDLVTEHIPLGTRSPYGGRVLGETRARTRTGASIVAVLRTHSAHPSPGPDFRLAIGDTLVVVGTREGVDTLSEIIAEG, via the coding sequence ATGGGAACCCACCGCACATCGCTGCCAGGAGTCGGCGTCCAGTACGACTACACCACCGAGTCGGGACAGCACATCTCCGTGGTCGTGCACCACGACGGGCGGCGCTTCCTCGGGTTCTACGACAAGGACGATCCTGATTCGTGCCTGCTCTCCGTGCCCCTGACCACCGCTGAGGCCACCGGGCTCGCGCATCTGATCGACGCCGCGCCGATCGACGCCGTGCGGACCGAGGGAATAGATCTCGTCACCGAGCACATTCCGCTCGGGACCCGCTCCCCGTACGGCGGGCGGGTGCTCGGCGAGACCAGGGCGCGGACCCGGACGGGCGCGTCGATCGTGGCCGTCCTGCGTACGCACAGTGCGCATCCGTCGCCCGGGCCGGACTTCCGGCTGGCCATCGGGGACACGCTCGTCGTCGTAGGCACGCGTGAGGGCGTCGACACGCTCTCCGAGATCATTGCGGAGGGCTGA
- a CDS encoding NfeD family protein: MTIFLGLGIAGIALLTLSLIFDGILEGLLGDALGGLLNGFFDGLLSLPVIAGFISMLGFGGAIVLGTTGAGTPVAVAAGAAAGLVAAWLTWRLSKALMRDQTTATPRGEDLVGTSGSVVTPIPADGYGEVLLRLAGQTVKFSAKSEVPVERGAEIWVEATLSTTSVTVRPVER, from the coding sequence GTGACCATTTTTCTCGGTCTCGGCATTGCGGGAATCGCTCTTCTCACCCTCTCCCTGATCTTCGACGGAATCCTTGAAGGGCTCCTCGGCGACGCGCTGGGCGGGCTGCTGAACGGCTTCTTCGACGGCCTGCTCTCCCTGCCGGTCATCGCCGGCTTCATCTCCATGCTCGGCTTCGGCGGCGCGATCGTCCTCGGCACCACCGGTGCGGGCACCCCGGTGGCCGTCGCGGCCGGGGCCGCGGCGGGGCTCGTGGCGGCCTGGCTGACCTGGCGGCTGAGCAAGGCCCTGATGCGGGATCAGACCACGGCCACACCCCGCGGCGAGGACCTCGTGGGCACCTCGGGATCCGTCGTCACCCCGATCCCGGCCGACGGCTACGGCGAGGTCCTGCTGCGACTCGCGGGCCAGACCGTGAAGTTCTCCGCGAAGAGCGAAGTACCGGTCGAACGCGGCGCCGAGATCTGGGTCGAGGCCACCCTCTCGACCACCTCGGTCACGGTCCGCCCCGTCGAGCGCTGA
- a CDS encoding peroxiredoxin family protein, whose product MASGPQIGQNVQDFTLPGGILAEDTFERRDYTLSAARGRAVVLAFYPGDNTAVCTKQLCSYSSGLETFEGLDAEVWGISPQGVDSHESFARTHQLRMPLLADTGRDIARAYGVAAPGIGVRRSVFLIGPDGVLRWKHVALLGATFQSLDTLAGHLSGIGTA is encoded by the coding sequence ATGGCATCAGGACCCCAGATCGGCCAGAACGTCCAGGACTTCACGCTTCCCGGCGGAATACTGGCCGAGGACACCTTCGAGCGCCGCGACTACACGCTCTCCGCCGCCCGCGGCCGGGCCGTCGTCCTCGCCTTCTACCCCGGCGACAACACGGCCGTCTGCACCAAGCAGCTCTGCTCCTACTCCTCGGGCCTCGAGACCTTCGAGGGCCTCGACGCCGAGGTCTGGGGAATCAGTCCACAGGGTGTGGACAGCCACGAGTCCTTCGCCCGCACCCACCAGCTGCGCATGCCGCTCCTGGCTGACACGGGACGGGACATCGCCCGGGCGTACGGGGTCGCGGCGCCCGGCATCGGAGTGCGGCGTTCCGTCTTCCTGATCGGGCCGGACGGCGTGCTGCGCTGGAAGCATGTCGCCCTGCTCGGTGCCACGTTCCAGTCACTGGACACGCTCGCCGGGCACCTTTCCGGCATCGGAACCGCGTAA
- a CDS encoding alpha/beta hydrolase, which produces MAERPPSAAVLVLHGGYETGLAPPPPGVMNLPGLRMLPIARAVARAVRPAPGIRVRRVRYSHRGWNGARQDPMRDVVRDLDALRSEAGDIPVVLLGHSMGARAALHAAGHPLVRSVVGLAPWCPPGDPVTQLAGRDVVLLHSTRDRVTSPQATQSLTARARRAGARTCLVTIRDSDHAMLRRAPSWHRLTADLVRGLLGLGPLPDAVTAALELPVDASAADGTMALDSLPAGPGRRALRGMPRT; this is translated from the coding sequence GTGGCCGAACGACCGCCGTCCGCAGCTGTGCTCGTCCTGCACGGCGGGTACGAGACCGGTCTGGCGCCGCCCCCGCCCGGCGTCATGAACCTCCCCGGCCTGCGGATGCTCCCGATCGCCCGCGCGGTGGCCCGGGCCGTCCGACCCGCCCCCGGCATACGCGTCCGCCGGGTCCGCTACAGCCACCGCGGCTGGAACGGCGCCCGTCAGGACCCGATGCGCGACGTCGTACGGGACCTGGACGCCCTGCGGAGCGAGGCGGGCGACATCCCCGTGGTCCTCCTGGGCCACTCGATGGGGGCGCGTGCCGCGCTGCACGCCGCCGGGCATCCGCTGGTCCGCTCGGTGGTGGGCCTCGCCCCGTGGTGTCCGCCGGGGGACCCGGTCACCCAGCTCGCGGGGCGTGACGTCGTCCTGCTCCACAGCACCCGGGACCGCGTGACGAGCCCTCAGGCCACCCAGTCCCTCACGGCCAGGGCCCGCCGTGCGGGTGCCCGCACCTGCCTGGTCACGATCAGGGACAGCGACCACGCGATGCTCCGGCGCGCACCGTCCTGGCACCGCCTGACCGCCGACCTGGTCAGGGGCCTGCTGGGGCTCGGTCCGCTCCCCGACGCGGTCACCGCCGCGCTGGAACTGCCGGTGGACGCATCGGCCGCCGACGGGACCATGGCACTGGACAGCCTGCCCGCCGGACCCGGCCGGCGGGCGCTGCGGGGGATGCCGCGCACCTGA
- a CDS encoding DEAD/DEAH box helicase yields the protein MNRDRTARTNDRFSRTRSGGPQSGRTANGFRSAASSRQGGSGSQGRSGGGRSGGYGRRSSSVSGEFALPVTITPALPAAEAFGDLDMPAPLLAALGSEGMTVPFPIQAATLPNSLAGRDVLGRGRTGSGKTLAFGLALLARTAGNRADARRPLALVLVPTRELAQQVTDALTPYARSLKLRLATVVGGMSIGRQASALRGGAEVVVATPGRLKDLIERGDCKLDRVAITVLDEADQMADMGFMPQVTELLDQVNPDGQRMLFSATLDRNVDLLVRRYLHDPVVHSVDPAAGAVTTMEHHVLYVQGSDKYATTTEIAAREGRVIMFLDTKHAVDKLTDHLLNSGVRAAALHGGKSQPQRTRTLDRFKTGHVTVLVATNVAARGIHVDNLDLVVNVDPPSDHKDYLHRGGRTARAGESGSVVTLVLPNQRREMTRLMADAGITPQVAQVRSGEAELSRITGAQAPSGVPVTISAPLTERGKGNGSPSRRRGSRPPQGRRSNAATSTPEARAAAALRRSNRAA from the coding sequence TTGAACCGCGATCGCACAGCTCGCACGAACGACCGATTTTCTCGCACTCGCTCCGGCGGGCCCCAGAGCGGCCGCACCGCCAACGGATTCCGCTCGGCGGCGTCCAGCCGGCAGGGCGGCTCGGGCTCCCAGGGCCGCTCCGGCGGCGGACGCTCCGGAGGCTATGGCCGCCGGTCCTCCTCCGTCTCGGGTGAATTCGCCCTTCCGGTGACCATCACCCCGGCACTCCCCGCCGCCGAGGCCTTCGGCGACCTGGACATGCCGGCGCCCCTGCTGGCGGCGCTCGGCTCCGAGGGCATGACGGTGCCGTTCCCCATCCAGGCGGCGACGCTGCCGAACTCGCTCGCCGGGCGTGACGTCCTGGGCCGCGGCCGCACCGGTTCGGGCAAGACGCTCGCCTTCGGTCTCGCGCTGCTGGCCCGTACCGCGGGCAACCGCGCCGACGCGCGCCGCCCGCTGGCCCTGGTCCTCGTTCCCACCCGGGAGCTGGCCCAGCAGGTCACCGACGCGCTGACCCCGTACGCGCGCTCCCTCAAGCTCCGACTGGCAACGGTCGTCGGCGGTATGTCGATCGGCCGCCAGGCCAGCGCCCTGCGTGGCGGTGCCGAAGTCGTCGTGGCCACCCCGGGCCGGCTGAAGGACCTCATCGAGCGCGGCGACTGCAAGCTCGACCGCGTCGCCATCACGGTCCTCGACGAGGCCGACCAGATGGCCGACATGGGCTTCATGCCCCAGGTCACCGAGCTGCTCGACCAGGTGAACCCCGACGGTCAGCGGATGCTGTTCTCGGCCACCCTCGACCGCAATGTGGACCTCCTGGTCCGCCGCTACCTGCACGACCCGGTCGTCCACTCGGTCGACCCCGCTGCCGGCGCGGTGACGACGATGGAGCACCACGTGCTCTACGTACAGGGCTCCGACAAGTACGCCACGACCACCGAGATCGCGGCCCGCGAGGGCCGGGTGATCATGTTCCTGGACACCAAGCACGCGGTGGACAAGCTCACCGACCACCTGCTGAACAGCGGTGTACGGGCTGCCGCACTGCACGGCGGCAAGTCGCAGCCGCAGCGCACCCGCACCCTGGACCGGTTCAAGACCGGTCACGTCACGGTGCTGGTCGCCACGAACGTCGCGGCCCGCGGCATCCACGTCGACAACCTCGACCTCGTCGTCAACGTCGACCCGCCGAGCGACCACAAGGACTACCTGCACCGGGGCGGCCGTACCGCCCGTGCCGGGGAGTCCGGCAGTGTCGTCACGCTGGTGCTGCCCAACCAGCGCCGCGAGATGACCCGTCTGATGGCCGATGCGGGGATCACCCCGCAGGTCGCCCAGGTCCGCTCCGGCGAGGCCGAGCTCAGCCGCATCACCGGGGCGCAGGCGCCCTCGGGTGTCCCCGTGACCATCTCCGCACCGCTGACGGAGCGGGGCAAGGGCAACGGCTCCCCCTCGCGCCGGCGCGGCAGCAGGCCCCCGCAGGGCCGCCGCTCCAACGCCGCCACCTCGACTCCCGAAGCGCGTGCAGCTGCCGCGCTGCGTCGGTCCAACCGGGCTGCCTAG
- a CDS encoding YunG family protein yields the protein MEPLLLADIEAAIRSSWDADTTTPEHRPRWDPDNPARDQCGVTALVVNDLLGGQLIRGEVMVDGRQVDFHWWNRLGLGIEIDLTREQFGPHEVVTGGTVIDRPAEIVRLREEYETLRGRVLERLRGRIRVGSGRSV from the coding sequence ATGGAACCTCTGCTCCTCGCCGACATCGAAGCCGCCATCCGCAGCAGTTGGGACGCGGACACGACCACGCCCGAGCACCGGCCCCGGTGGGACCCGGACAATCCGGCGCGGGACCAGTGCGGAGTCACCGCCCTCGTGGTCAACGACCTGCTCGGCGGCCAGCTGATCCGGGGCGAGGTGATGGTCGACGGCCGGCAGGTCGACTTCCACTGGTGGAACAGGCTGGGCCTGGGCATCGAGATCGACCTCACCCGGGAGCAGTTCGGACCGCACGAGGTCGTCACCGGGGGCACGGTGATCGACCGGCCGGCGGAGATCGTACGGCTCCGCGAGGAGTACGAGACGCTGCGCGGCCGGGTGCTGGAGCGGCTGCGCGGGCGGATACGGGTGGGTTCCGGCCGGTCGGTGTGA
- a CDS encoding cold-shock protein — MATGTVKWFNAEKGFGFIEQEGGGADVFAHYSNIAAQGFRELQEGQKVNFDVTQGQKGPQAENITPA, encoded by the coding sequence ATGGCTACTGGCACCGTGAAGTGGTTCAACGCGGAAAAGGGTTTCGGCTTCATCGAGCAGGAGGGTGGCGGCGCTGACGTCTTCGCCCACTACTCGAACATCGCCGCCCAGGGCTTCCGCGAGCTGCAGGAAGGCCAGAAGGTGAACTTCGACGTCACGCAGGGCCAGAAGGGCCCGCAGGCGGAGAACATCACCCCCGCCTGA
- a CDS encoding acyltransferase family protein, producing MPSLTSLTPGPASPGAASPAAPRAGRDPYFDNAKYLAIVLVAMGHAWEPLPGSGRLVETLYTFVYTFHMPVFIMIAGYFSRSFDLRPERVWKLVTSLVVPYAVFEIAYTLFERLTGTPDFPLSPLTPYWLLWFLPALFLWRLTTPIWQTVRWPLALSLVVAAMGAVTSNIGGDLQLQRVLQFLPFYVLGLQLRPAHFDLVRSRAVRIASVPVCLIALAAAYWAVPRSTTSWFFRRYGAEELGSPAWTGAPVTLLLFGCAVVLSACFLAWVPSRRLWMTALGAGTLYGYLLHGFVIKGAIRLDLFEADIVSTPLGRVAVSLAAAAVVTLLCSPPVRRVFRYVVEPRLDWAKKRNPDPAAS from the coding sequence CGGCCGCGATCCGTACTTCGACAACGCGAAGTACCTGGCGATCGTCCTGGTGGCGATGGGGCACGCCTGGGAGCCGCTGCCCGGGAGCGGCCGCCTGGTCGAGACGCTCTACACCTTCGTCTACACCTTCCACATGCCGGTCTTCATCATGATCGCCGGCTACTTCTCCCGCAGCTTCGACCTGCGCCCCGAGCGGGTGTGGAAGCTCGTCACCAGCCTGGTCGTGCCCTACGCGGTCTTCGAGATCGCGTACACACTGTTCGAGCGCCTCACGGGCACCCCCGACTTCCCGCTGAGCCCCCTCACGCCGTACTGGCTGCTGTGGTTCCTGCCCGCACTGTTCCTCTGGCGTCTCACCACGCCGATCTGGCAGACGGTCCGCTGGCCCCTGGCGTTGTCCCTGGTCGTCGCGGCCATGGGAGCGGTGACCAGCAACATCGGCGGTGATCTGCAGCTCCAGCGCGTCCTGCAGTTCCTGCCGTTCTACGTACTCGGCCTGCAGCTCCGGCCCGCGCACTTCGACCTCGTGCGCAGCCGCGCCGTACGGATCGCCTCCGTGCCGGTCTGCCTGATCGCCCTGGCCGCGGCGTACTGGGCGGTCCCGCGCTCGACGACCTCGTGGTTCTTCCGGCGGTACGGCGCCGAGGAGCTCGGCTCGCCCGCCTGGACGGGTGCGCCGGTGACCCTGCTCCTGTTCGGCTGCGCCGTCGTGCTCAGCGCCTGCTTCCTTGCCTGGGTGCCGAGCCGCCGGCTGTGGATGACGGCGCTCGGCGCGGGCACGCTGTACGGCTACCTGCTGCACGGCTTCGTCATCAAGGGGGCGATCCGCCTCGACCTCTTCGAGGCCGACATCGTCTCCACCCCGCTGGGCCGGGTCGCGGTGTCACTCGCCGCGGCGGCCGTCGTCACGCTGCTGTGCAGCCCGCCCGTGCGACGGGTCTTCCGGTACGTGGTGGAGCCCCGGCTCGACTGGGCGAAGAAGCGGAACCCGGATCCGGCGGCCTCCTGA
- a CDS encoding flotillin family protein, with translation MSPVVIAVIGIVVLVVLLGLAVITRYKVAGPSQAFIITGRRGKKSTDPVTGRTSIDNSGQKVVVGGGVFVVPFVQQKFTLDLSSRHIPVAVRGAVTLRGVKSNLEGVAIVKVGGSEDAIRAAAQRFLQQQNGIVGFTQEVLSGALRAIVGRMSVEDIIRDRAAFAGQVAEEAEASLSGQGLILDAFQIQDITTEGSYLEDLGRPEAARAKQEADIAEAIARRASEQARLKAAEEIAIAERTFYLKQAEIKAETAAATAKADAAGPLAEAARQQEVLAEQEKVAQRQAALTDRELDTKVRKPADAARYRAEQEAEARRIAQVKEAEADAERSRLTGQGEKLHRSALADAVRIEGEAEAAAIAAKGSAEAEAMQKKADAFAQYGDAAVLQMLVEVLPQVVAKAAEPLSAIDKLTVISTDGASQLSRTVTDNVAQGMELLSSTTGVDLGALLQNLKGKVGGSESVPAPAAPQHTNNKIEVTD, from the coding sequence ATGAGTCCAGTAGTGATCGCCGTCATCGGCATAGTCGTTCTCGTCGTACTCCTCGGCCTCGCGGTCATCACCCGCTACAAGGTCGCGGGACCCAGCCAGGCCTTCATCATCACGGGCCGCCGCGGCAAGAAGTCGACCGACCCGGTGACCGGCCGCACCAGCATCGACAACAGCGGCCAGAAGGTCGTCGTCGGCGGCGGCGTCTTCGTCGTGCCGTTCGTCCAGCAGAAGTTCACCCTGGACCTCTCCAGCCGGCACATCCCCGTCGCCGTACGCGGAGCCGTCACCCTGCGCGGCGTGAAGTCGAACCTCGAAGGCGTCGCGATCGTCAAGGTCGGCGGCAGCGAGGACGCGATCCGCGCCGCCGCCCAGCGCTTCCTCCAGCAGCAGAACGGCATCGTCGGCTTCACCCAGGAAGTGCTCTCCGGCGCCCTGCGCGCGATCGTCGGCCGGATGTCCGTCGAGGACATCATCCGCGACCGCGCCGCCTTCGCCGGCCAGGTCGCCGAGGAGGCCGAGGCCAGTCTCTCCGGCCAGGGCCTGATCCTGGACGCCTTCCAGATCCAGGACATCACCACCGAGGGCTCCTACCTGGAGGACCTCGGACGCCCCGAGGCCGCCCGCGCCAAGCAGGAGGCCGACATCGCCGAGGCCATCGCCCGGCGCGCCTCGGAGCAGGCCCGGTTGAAGGCGGCCGAGGAGATCGCCATCGCCGAGCGGACGTTCTACCTCAAGCAGGCCGAGATCAAGGCCGAGACGGCAGCCGCCACCGCCAAGGCCGACGCCGCCGGCCCCCTCGCCGAGGCGGCCCGCCAGCAGGAGGTCCTCGCCGAGCAGGAGAAGGTCGCCCAGCGCCAGGCGGCCCTGACCGACCGTGAGCTCGACACCAAGGTCCGCAAGCCCGCCGACGCCGCCCGCTACCGGGCGGAGCAGGAGGCCGAGGCCCGCCGCATCGCCCAGGTCAAGGAGGCCGAAGCCGACGCGGAGCGCTCCCGTCTGACCGGTCAGGGTGAGAAGCTCCACCGCTCGGCCCTCGCCGACGCCGTACGCATCGAGGGTGAGGCCGAGGCCGCCGCCATCGCCGCCAAGGGCTCCGCCGAGGCCGAGGCCATGCAGAAGAAGGCCGACGCCTTCGCCCAGTACGGCGACGCGGCGGTGCTCCAGATGCTCGTCGAGGTGCTCCCGCAGGTCGTCGCCAAGGCAGCCGAGCCGCTGAGCGCCATCGACAAGCTGACGGTCATCTCGACGGACGGCGCCAGCCAGCTGTCCCGCACGGTCACGGACAACGTGGCGCAGGGCATGGAACTGCTGAGCTCGACCACGGGCGTCGACCTGGGCGCGCTCCTGCAGAACCTGAAGGGCAAGGTGGGCGGCTCGGAGTCCGTGCCGGCGCCGGCCGCCCCCCAGCACACGAACAACAAGATCGAGGTCACGGACTGA
- a CDS encoding MerR family transcriptional regulator, with product MPPETPSHSMDRLDDDDYPAYTMGRAAEMIGATPGFLRAIGEARLITPLRSEGGHRRYSRYQLRIAARARELVDSGTPIDAACRIVILEDQLEEALRLNEELRRPAVGRSAADS from the coding sequence ATGCCCCCGGAAACCCCCTCTCACAGCATGGATCGTCTCGACGACGACGACTACCCCGCGTACACGATGGGGCGGGCCGCGGAGATGATCGGTGCGACTCCGGGTTTCCTCAGGGCCATCGGCGAGGCCCGCCTGATCACGCCCCTGCGCTCGGAGGGCGGCCATCGCCGCTACTCCCGCTACCAGCTGCGTATCGCCGCCCGCGCCCGCGAGCTGGTGGACAGCGGCACCCCGATCGACGCCGCCTGCCGCATCGTCATCCTGGAGGACCAGCTCGAGGAGGCCCTGCGCCTCAACGAGGAACTGCGGAGGCCCGCGGTGGGCCGGAGCGCAGCCGATTCCTGA
- a CDS encoding GNAT family N-acetyltransferase, with the protein MPTFEITTASADDVGMLGDWADDEGWNPGLTDDRAFFAADPCGFLIGRLDGEPVTSVSVVRYGACFGFLGFYLTRPSLRGRGYGTQVWRAGLARLSGRTVGLDGVPAQQDNYRRSGFRTAWSNARYEGAVPLDVAPPAGVTLVDARTLPFGLLSAYDRRFFPEARDSFLAPWITAPRRTALAAIRDGSLVGFAVLRACRAASRIGPLHADSPEVAGALVSALAATAQATAVAIDVPDINPAAVRLAEQLGLAPSFETARMYAGPVPETDRAGLYGITSLELG; encoded by the coding sequence GTGCCGACATTCGAGATCACCACCGCGAGCGCCGATGACGTCGGAATGCTGGGGGACTGGGCCGATGACGAGGGCTGGAACCCCGGCCTCACCGACGACCGGGCCTTCTTCGCCGCCGATCCGTGCGGCTTCCTGATCGGCCGGCTCGACGGCGAGCCCGTCACGTCCGTCTCCGTCGTGCGCTACGGCGCCTGCTTCGGCTTTCTCGGTTTCTACCTGACCCGGCCGTCGCTGCGCGGCCGGGGGTACGGGACCCAGGTCTGGCGTGCCGGCCTGGCCCGGCTCTCCGGGCGCACCGTCGGGCTCGACGGCGTACCCGCTCAGCAGGACAACTACCGCAGGTCCGGATTCCGCACCGCCTGGAGCAACGCGCGTTACGAGGGGGCAGTGCCCCTGGACGTCGCACCGCCGGCCGGTGTCACGCTCGTCGACGCCCGGACCCTTCCCTTCGGCCTGCTCAGCGCGTACGACCGGCGCTTCTTCCCCGAGGCACGCGACAGTTTCCTGGCCCCCTGGATCACCGCACCCCGGCGCACGGCGCTCGCCGCGATCCGCGACGGCTCGCTCGTGGGCTTCGCCGTGCTGCGCGCCTGCCGGGCCGCCTCGCGCATCGGGCCGCTCCACGCCGACTCCCCCGAGGTGGCCGGCGCCCTCGTGAGCGCGCTCGCGGCAACCGCCCAGGCCACCGCCGTCGCGATCGACGTCCCCGACATCAACCCGGCGGCCGTACGCCTCGCGGAACAGCTCGGTCTGGCCCCGTCGTTCGAGACGGCACGCATGTACGCCGGGCCGGTGCCGGAAACAGACCGGGCGGGCCTGTACGGCATCACCAGCCTCGAACTCGGCTGA
- a CDS encoding SCO5918 family protein yields MRCVIARFPFDLFKNEVEDSMKGIKPEPVTGDAVVISRRVYPVKQVGEVITRQDRRDFSAAEVTRALARLGFTCRPAEVPAPAVPLTALENASAMLGTPGNV; encoded by the coding sequence ATGCGCTGTGTCATCGCCCGCTTCCCCTTCGATCTGTTCAAGAACGAGGTGGAGGATTCGATGAAGGGCATCAAGCCCGAACCCGTCACCGGTGACGCGGTGGTCATCAGCCGCCGCGTCTACCCCGTCAAGCAGGTCGGGGAAGTGATCACCCGGCAGGACCGCCGCGACTTCAGCGCCGCCGAGGTGACCAGGGCGCTGGCGCGCCTGGGCTTCACCTGCCGTCCGGCCGAGGTGCCCGCCCCCGCGGTGCCCCTCACCGCGCTGGAGAACGCGTCCGCGATGCTCGGAACGCCCGGCAACGTCTGA
- a CDS encoding DUF6892 domain-containing protein: MADFKDFNFKLLVIEKLMYGSKALVPAYSIDERMRARGIEDVQNHVFDNDLAFTVLDESRAFFEELEISDELLAGVDELLVDGGHQVYYECSPVWDGEDDLFDVRSLDDLALLPNLERITCIAELHVPGAPEILAARGIAMD, encoded by the coding sequence ATGGCTGATTTCAAGGACTTCAACTTCAAGCTGCTGGTCATCGAGAAGCTCATGTACGGGTCCAAGGCCCTCGTACCGGCGTACAGCATCGACGAGCGGATGCGCGCCAGAGGCATCGAGGACGTGCAGAACCACGTGTTCGACAACGACCTGGCGTTCACGGTGCTCGACGAGTCCCGCGCCTTCTTCGAGGAGCTGGAGATCAGCGACGAGCTCCTGGCGGGCGTGGACGAGCTGCTCGTCGACGGCGGGCACCAGGTGTACTACGAGTGCTCCCCGGTCTGGGACGGCGAGGACGACCTGTTCGACGTCCGGTCGCTCGACGACCTGGCCCTGCTGCCGAACCTCGAGCGCATCACCTGCATAGCTGAGCTGCACGTCCCCGGCGCACCGGAGATCCTCGCGGCCCGTGGGATCGCCATGGACTGA